The following are encoded in a window of Rissa tridactyla isolate bRisTri1 chromosome 3, bRisTri1.patW.cur.20221130, whole genome shotgun sequence genomic DNA:
- the FBXO30 gene encoding F-box only protein 30 yields the protein MEEHQQHLHCVNCVSRRCMTRPEPGVSCDLIGCPLVCGAVFHSCKAEEHRMLCPLERVPCLNSGFGCPFIVARNKIADHLEVCPASVVCCTMEWNRWPVSYADRKSYENLSKDVDEVEQLDMALALQDQRMLLESLKVATMMSKAGDQIPEPREQTSVKSSAPDTVHSNGLMPVDEESYGALYQATVETTRSLAAALDILNTATRDINMLSSRLCISPREMKEDIEIKEQASNGIIQDKNSDHEYPDEDNIGAVGGINFDSLSQNSQMEQNGSSDICYDVVQKHDLNLNLSNSSLLCNGFHVENECSKVLDQNEDLGVSNSKSSSVTNGECTESHDDEALQSCSSFPVTAQLKEVISADHLVNGNVNHVLLPRNANEEEMLERQVEQEKLRNIDAFSLLRHRSYKFLVNHYWSTPKEDKAVDTSDLEITEDPMGLQGIDLITAALLFCLGDSPGGRGISESRTVDVYHVDFGTQTFSLPSAILATNTMVGEIASASACDHANPQLSNPSPFQTLGLDLVLEYVARYQTKQRSMFTFVCGQLFRRNEFSSHFKNVHGDIHAGLNGWMEQRCPLAYYGCTYSQRRFCPSTQGAKIIHDRHLRSFGVQPCISTVLVEPAKSCLIGLHNDHLSSLPFEVLQHIASFLDGFSLCQLSRVSRLMRDVCGSLLQARGMVILLWEKRKYPDGGSSWQIKEKVWRFSTAFCTVNEWKFADIVSMADHLKKCSYNAVERREEAVPLPCMCVTRELTKEGRSLRSVLKPVL from the exons TGTTTGAATAGTGGCTTTGGATGTCCCTTCATAGTAGCCCGAAATAAAATTGCTGATCATCTAGAAGTTTGTCCTGCAAGCGTGGTATGTTGTACCATGGAGTGGAATAGATGGCCAGTCAGTTACGCAGACCGAAAATCTTACGAAAATCTGAGCAAAGATGTTGATGAAGTGGAGCAGCTAGATATGGCTTTAGCCCTTCAAGATCAGCGCATGTTGTTAGAATCACTTAAAGTAGCGACTATGATGTCAAAAGCAGGTGATCAAATACCAGAACCCAGAGAGCAAACCTCTGTCAAATCAAGTGCCCCAGATACAGTTCATTCAAATGGTTTGATGCCTGTAGATGAAGAGTCCTATGGCGCACTTTATCAAGCTACTGTAGAAACAACGAGGAGTTTAGCTGCTGCTCTGGATATCCTGAACACTGCTACAAGGGACATTAATATGTTAAGTTCAAGACTCTGCATTTCACCACGTGAAATGAAAGAAGATATTGAGATTAAAGAACAAGCTTCTAATGGCATTATTCAGGATAAAAACTCTGACCATGAATATCCAGATGAAGATAACATAGGAGCAGTTGGGGGAATTAACTTCGATAGCCTGAGTCAAAATTCGCAAATGGAGCAAAATGGTTCTAGTGATATTTGTTATGATGTAGTGCAAAAACATGACTTAAATCTAAACCTCAGTAACTCCTCACTTCTGTGTAATGGCTTTCATGTAGAAAATGAGTGTTCAAAGGTGTTGGACCAGAATGAAGATCTTGGTGTATCCAATTCAAAATCATCCAGTGTAACAAATGGTGAATGTACTGAATCTCATGATGATGAAGCGTTACAGTCTTGCAGCTCCTTCCCTGTAACAGCACAACTTAAAGAAGTAATATCAGCTGATCACTTAGTTAATGGCAATGTTAATCATGTACTACTTCCCCGTAATGCTAATGAAGAAGAAATGTTAGAGAGGCAAGTGGAGCAAGAAAAATTGAGAAACATAGATGCATTTTCACTTTTACGGCATCGATCATACAAATTCCTTGTTAACCACTATTGGTCTACACCGAAAGAAGACAAGGCTGTTGATACGTCAGATTTGGAGATAACAGAAGATCCTATGGGTCTTCAGGGGATTGATCTAATCACTGCAGCTCTGTTGTTTTGCCTAGGAGACTCTCCCGGAGGTAGGGGGATATCAGAAAGTCGCACTGTCGATGTATATCACGTTGACTTTGGGACCCAGACATTCTCTCTCCCATCTGCTATATTGGCCACAAATACAATGGTGGGGGAAATAGCTTCAGCTTCTGCATGTGATCATGCCAACCCACAGCTCTCAAATCCAAGTCCATTCCAGACCCTTGGACTGGATTTGGTATTGGAATATGTGGCTAGATACCAAACAAAACAGCGTTCAATGTTTACATTTGTTTGTGGACAGTTGTTTAGGAGGAATGAATTTTCATCGCATTTTAAGAATGTGCATGGTGACATTCATGCTGGCCTCAATGGCTGGATGGAGCAGAGGTGTCCTTTGGCATATTATGGGTGTACATATTCTCAACGAAGGTTTTGCCCTTCAACACAAGGGGCAAAAATTATTCATGACCGCCACTTACGGTCATTTGGAGTTCAGCCTTGTATATCCACAGTATTGGTAGAACCAGCAAAAAGCTGCTTAATTGGACTACACAATGACCATCTGAGTAGTCTGCCTTTTGAGGTTCTGCAGCACATTGCTAGTTTTCTAGATGGCTTTAGTTTATGTCAGCTTTCAAGAGTGTCACGTTTAATGAGAGATGTATGCGGAAGCTTGCTTCAAGCACGTGGAATGGTGATACTGCTTTGGGAGAAGAGAAAGTACCCTGATGGAGGTTCTTCTTGGCAGATAAAAGAAAAG GTTTGGCGCTTCAGTACAGCCTTCTGTACTGTGAACGAGTGGAAGTTTGCTGACATCGTAAGCATGGCTGACCACTTGAAGAAATGTAGCTATAATGCAgtagagagaagagaggaggctGTTCCGCTGCCATGTATGTGTGTAACACGAGAACTCACTAAAGAAGGACGTTCACTGCGCTCGGTTTTGAAACCAGTACTTTAA